A genome region from Prionailurus bengalensis isolate Pbe53 chromosome B4, Fcat_Pben_1.1_paternal_pri, whole genome shotgun sequence includes the following:
- the BIN2 gene encoding bridging integrator 2 isoform X4, protein MHESSKRVSETLQEIYSNEWDGHDELKAIVGNNDLLWEDYEEKLADQAVRTMENYVAQFSEIKERIAKRGRKLVDYDSARHHLEALQNAKKKDEAKTAKAEEEFNKAQSVFEDLNQELLEELPALYHSRIGCYVTIFQNISNLRDVFYREMSKLNHSLYEVMSKLEKQHSNKVFVVKGVSSSSRRSLVISSPVRTSAVSSPLTSPTSPSALALKNEGDSISASEEELASDLAQREDDAEIKEPLKDQEEEVEESEASSSEEEEPLPACNGPAQAQPSPTIEDGKSQEEALPGSPSPSPGGPLLPSEQPSSPPEVVLRTRTSSEGSEQPKKRAPVQRTSAPPNRPPPPRATPSPRHSLGNLPSSPPASEQGSPTSPRALLEASPDPQPPEKPVRTPEAREKENIGNLNPEELCTSPTLMSSEVFSESDKAKKIEDKEENKKLGFADSPESPDQLHVSTVPEESDIMAPEPQEEVSTGQND, encoded by the exons ATGCATGAAAGCTCAAAACGAGTGTCAGAAACCCTGCAGGAGATCTACAGCAACGAGTGGGACGGTCACGACGAGCTGAAGGCCATCGTAGGG AACAATGATCTCCTTTGGGAAGACTACGAAGAGAAATTAGCTGACCAGGCAGTGAGAACCATGGAAAACTACGTAGCCCAGTTCAGTGAGATCAAG GAAAGAATTGCCAAGCGGGGTCGGAAACTTGTGGACTATGACAGTGCCCGACACCACCTGGAGGCGTTGCAGAATGCCAAGAAGAAAGATGAGGCCAAGACtgccaag GCAGAGGAAGAGTTCAACAAAGCCCAGAGTGTGTTTGAAGACCTGAACCAGGAACTGCTGGAGGAACTGCCTGCTCTGTATCACAG TCGTATTGGCTGTTACGTGACCATCTTCCAGAACATCTCCAACCTGAGGGATGTCTTCTACAGGGAGATGAGCAAG CTGAACCACAGTCTCTACGAGGTGATGAGCAAACTGGAGAAGCAACATTCCAACAAGGTCTTTGTGGTGAAGGGAGTATCAAG CAGCAGCAGACGCTCTTTAGTCATCTCTTCCCCAGTTCGAACATCCGCAGTCTCCAGCCCTCTCACCTCACCTACCAGTCCCTCTGCGCttgctttgaagaatgaagggGACTCCATCTCAGCAAGTGAAGAAGAGCTGGCATCTGATCTGGCCCAGCGAGAAGATGATGCTGAGATTAAAGAGCCCTTAAAAGACCAGGAAGAAGAAGTGGAAGAGTCTGAAGCTAGCTCCTCCGAGGAGGAAGAGCCTCTGCCAGCTTGCAACGGCCCCGCCCAGGCCCAGCCCTCTCCCACCATTGAGGACGGCAAGTCCCAAGAGGAAGCGCTCCCCGGCTCCCCATCTCCATCACCAGGCGGACCCCTTCTCCCTTCAGAACAGCCCTCATCTCCCCCAGAAGTGGTCCTCCGAACCCGCACCTCAAGTGAAGGGTCCGAACAACCGAAGAAGAGAGCCCCTGTCCAGAGGACCTCCGCACCTCCTAATAGGCCGCCTCCGCCCAGAGccactcccagccccaggcactCCTTGGGgaacctcccctccagccctccaGCCTCTGAACAGGGCTCGCCCACCAGTCCTAGGGCCCTCTTGGAGGCTTCTCCTGACCCCCAGCCACCAGAGAAGCCAGTAAGAACTCCTGAGGCCAGAGAAAAGGAGAACATCGGCAATTTGAACCCAGAAGAACTTTGTACTTCCCCTACCTTGATGTCCTCTGAG GTTTTTTCAGAGTCTGACAAGGCAAAGAAGATAGAAGACAAGGAAGAGAACAAGAAGCTGGGCTTCGCTGACTCCCCTGAG AGCCCAGATCAGCTTCACGTCTCCACAGTTCCAGAAGAGAGTGACATCATGGCACCCGAGCCTCAAGAAGAG GTATCTACAGGGCAAAATGACTAA
- the BIN2 gene encoding bridging integrator 2 isoform X3 produces the protein MIRPSFTCHSHQQTSYCLGSFYVHWLLWAEGQKLYKDLKNFLSAVKVMHESSKRVSETLQEIYSNEWDGHDELKAIVGNNDLLWEDYEEKLADQAVRTMENYVAQFSEIKERIAKRGRKLVDYDSARHHLEALQNAKKKDEAKTAKAEEEFNKAQSVFEDLNQELLEELPALYHSRIGCYVTIFQNISNLRDVFYREMSKLNHSLYEVMSKLEKQHSNKVFVVKGVSSSSRRSLVISSPVRTSAVSSPLTSPTSPSALALKNEGDSISASEEELASDLAQREDDAEIKEPLKDQEEEVEESEASSSEEEEPLPACNGPAQAQPSPTIEDGKSQEEALPGSPSPSPGGPLLPSEQPSSPPEVVLRTRTSSEGSEQPKKRAPVQRTSAPPNRPPPPRATPSPRHSLGNLPSSPPASEQGSPTSPRALLEASPDPQPPEKPVRTPEAREKENIGNLNPEELCTSPTLMSSEVFSESDKAKKIEDKEENKKLGFADSPESPDQLHVSTVPEESDIMAPEPQEEVSTGQND, from the exons ATGATCCGTCCATCTTTCACCTGTCATTCTCACCAGCAAACCTCTTATTGTCTCGGTTCCTTCTACGTTCACTGGCTGCTATGG GCAGAAGGCCAGAAGCTCTACAAGGACCTGAAGAACTTCCTTAGCGCCGTCAAAG TGATGCATGAAAGCTCAAAACGAGTGTCAGAAACCCTGCAGGAGATCTACAGCAACGAGTGGGACGGTCACGACGAGCTGAAGGCCATCGTAGGG AACAATGATCTCCTTTGGGAAGACTACGAAGAGAAATTAGCTGACCAGGCAGTGAGAACCATGGAAAACTACGTAGCCCAGTTCAGTGAGATCAAG GAAAGAATTGCCAAGCGGGGTCGGAAACTTGTGGACTATGACAGTGCCCGACACCACCTGGAGGCGTTGCAGAATGCCAAGAAGAAAGATGAGGCCAAGACtgccaag GCAGAGGAAGAGTTCAACAAAGCCCAGAGTGTGTTTGAAGACCTGAACCAGGAACTGCTGGAGGAACTGCCTGCTCTGTATCACAG TCGTATTGGCTGTTACGTGACCATCTTCCAGAACATCTCCAACCTGAGGGATGTCTTCTACAGGGAGATGAGCAAG CTGAACCACAGTCTCTACGAGGTGATGAGCAAACTGGAGAAGCAACATTCCAACAAGGTCTTTGTGGTGAAGGGAGTATCAAG CAGCAGCAGACGCTCTTTAGTCATCTCTTCCCCAGTTCGAACATCCGCAGTCTCCAGCCCTCTCACCTCACCTACCAGTCCCTCTGCGCttgctttgaagaatgaagggGACTCCATCTCAGCAAGTGAAGAAGAGCTGGCATCTGATCTGGCCCAGCGAGAAGATGATGCTGAGATTAAAGAGCCCTTAAAAGACCAGGAAGAAGAAGTGGAAGAGTCTGAAGCTAGCTCCTCCGAGGAGGAAGAGCCTCTGCCAGCTTGCAACGGCCCCGCCCAGGCCCAGCCCTCTCCCACCATTGAGGACGGCAAGTCCCAAGAGGAAGCGCTCCCCGGCTCCCCATCTCCATCACCAGGCGGACCCCTTCTCCCTTCAGAACAGCCCTCATCTCCCCCAGAAGTGGTCCTCCGAACCCGCACCTCAAGTGAAGGGTCCGAACAACCGAAGAAGAGAGCCCCTGTCCAGAGGACCTCCGCACCTCCTAATAGGCCGCCTCCGCCCAGAGccactcccagccccaggcactCCTTGGGgaacctcccctccagccctccaGCCTCTGAACAGGGCTCGCCCACCAGTCCTAGGGCCCTCTTGGAGGCTTCTCCTGACCCCCAGCCACCAGAGAAGCCAGTAAGAACTCCTGAGGCCAGAGAAAAGGAGAACATCGGCAATTTGAACCCAGAAGAACTTTGTACTTCCCCTACCTTGATGTCCTCTGAG GTTTTTTCAGAGTCTGACAAGGCAAAGAAGATAGAAGACAAGGAAGAGAACAAGAAGCTGGGCTTCGCTGACTCCCCTGAG AGCCCAGATCAGCTTCACGTCTCCACAGTTCCAGAAGAGAGTGACATCATGGCACCCGAGCCTCAAGAAGAG GTATCTACAGGGCAAAATGACTAA
- the BIN2 gene encoding bridging integrator 2 isoform X1, with the protein MAEGKAGGAAGLFAKQVQKKFSRAQEKVLQKLGKTVETKDERFEQSANNFHQQQAEGQKLYKDLKNFLSAVKVMHESSKRVSETLQEIYSNEWDGHDELKAIVGNNDLLWEDYEEKLADQAVRTMENYVAQFSEIKERIAKRGRKLVDYDSARHHLEALQNAKKKDEAKTAKAEEEFNKAQSVFEDLNQELLEELPALYHSRIGCYVTIFQNISNLRDVFYREMSKLNHSLYEVMSKLEKQHSNKVFVVKGVSSSSRRSLVISSPVRTSAVSSPLTSPTSPSALALKNEGDSISASEEELASDLAQREDDAEIKEPLKDQEEEVEESEASSSEEEEPLPACNGPAQAQPSPTIEDGKSQEEALPGSPSPSPGGPLLPSEQPSSPPEVVLRTRTSSEGSEQPKKRAPVQRTSAPPNRPPPPRATPSPRHSLGNLPSSPPASEQGSPTSPRALLEASPDPQPPEKPVRTPEAREKENIGNLNPEELCTSPTLMSSEVFSESDKAKKIEDKEENKKLGFADSPESPDQLHVSTVPEESDIMAPEPQEEVSTGQND; encoded by the exons ATGGCGGAGGGCAAGGCGGGTGGCGCCGCCGGCCTCTTCGCCAAGCAGGTGCAGAAGAAATTCAGCAGGGCCCAGGAGAAG GTTCTGCAGAAGTTGGGGAAGACCGTGGAAACCAAAGATGAACGGTTTGAACAAAGTGCCAACAACTTCCACCAGCAACAG GCAGAAGGCCAGAAGCTCTACAAGGACCTGAAGAACTTCCTTAGCGCCGTCAAAG TGATGCATGAAAGCTCAAAACGAGTGTCAGAAACCCTGCAGGAGATCTACAGCAACGAGTGGGACGGTCACGACGAGCTGAAGGCCATCGTAGGG AACAATGATCTCCTTTGGGAAGACTACGAAGAGAAATTAGCTGACCAGGCAGTGAGAACCATGGAAAACTACGTAGCCCAGTTCAGTGAGATCAAG GAAAGAATTGCCAAGCGGGGTCGGAAACTTGTGGACTATGACAGTGCCCGACACCACCTGGAGGCGTTGCAGAATGCCAAGAAGAAAGATGAGGCCAAGACtgccaag GCAGAGGAAGAGTTCAACAAAGCCCAGAGTGTGTTTGAAGACCTGAACCAGGAACTGCTGGAGGAACTGCCTGCTCTGTATCACAG TCGTATTGGCTGTTACGTGACCATCTTCCAGAACATCTCCAACCTGAGGGATGTCTTCTACAGGGAGATGAGCAAG CTGAACCACAGTCTCTACGAGGTGATGAGCAAACTGGAGAAGCAACATTCCAACAAGGTCTTTGTGGTGAAGGGAGTATCAAG CAGCAGCAGACGCTCTTTAGTCATCTCTTCCCCAGTTCGAACATCCGCAGTCTCCAGCCCTCTCACCTCACCTACCAGTCCCTCTGCGCttgctttgaagaatgaagggGACTCCATCTCAGCAAGTGAAGAAGAGCTGGCATCTGATCTGGCCCAGCGAGAAGATGATGCTGAGATTAAAGAGCCCTTAAAAGACCAGGAAGAAGAAGTGGAAGAGTCTGAAGCTAGCTCCTCCGAGGAGGAAGAGCCTCTGCCAGCTTGCAACGGCCCCGCCCAGGCCCAGCCCTCTCCCACCATTGAGGACGGCAAGTCCCAAGAGGAAGCGCTCCCCGGCTCCCCATCTCCATCACCAGGCGGACCCCTTCTCCCTTCAGAACAGCCCTCATCTCCCCCAGAAGTGGTCCTCCGAACCCGCACCTCAAGTGAAGGGTCCGAACAACCGAAGAAGAGAGCCCCTGTCCAGAGGACCTCCGCACCTCCTAATAGGCCGCCTCCGCCCAGAGccactcccagccccaggcactCCTTGGGgaacctcccctccagccctccaGCCTCTGAACAGGGCTCGCCCACCAGTCCTAGGGCCCTCTTGGAGGCTTCTCCTGACCCCCAGCCACCAGAGAAGCCAGTAAGAACTCCTGAGGCCAGAGAAAAGGAGAACATCGGCAATTTGAACCCAGAAGAACTTTGTACTTCCCCTACCTTGATGTCCTCTGAG GTTTTTTCAGAGTCTGACAAGGCAAAGAAGATAGAAGACAAGGAAGAGAACAAGAAGCTGGGCTTCGCTGACTCCCCTGAG AGCCCAGATCAGCTTCACGTCTCCACAGTTCCAGAAGAGAGTGACATCATGGCACCCGAGCCTCAAGAAGAG GTATCTACAGGGCAAAATGACTAA
- the BIN2 gene encoding bridging integrator 2 isoform X2, whose amino-acid sequence MAEGKAGGAAGLFAKQVQKKFSRAQEKVLQKLGKTVETKDERFEQSANNFHQQQAEGQKLYKDLKNFLSAVKVMHESSKRVSETLQEIYSNEWDGHDELKAIVGNNDLLWEDYEEKLADQAVRTMENYVAQFSEIKERIAKRGRKLVDYDSARHHLEALQNAKKKDEAKTAKAEEEFNKAQSVFEDLNQELLEELPALYHSRIGCYVTIFQNISNLRDVFYREMSKLNHSLYEVMSKLEKQHSNKVFVVKGVSSSRRSLVISSPVRTSAVSSPLTSPTSPSALALKNEGDSISASEEELASDLAQREDDAEIKEPLKDQEEEVEESEASSSEEEEPLPACNGPAQAQPSPTIEDGKSQEEALPGSPSPSPGGPLLPSEQPSSPPEVVLRTRTSSEGSEQPKKRAPVQRTSAPPNRPPPPRATPSPRHSLGNLPSSPPASEQGSPTSPRALLEASPDPQPPEKPVRTPEAREKENIGNLNPEELCTSPTLMSSEVFSESDKAKKIEDKEENKKLGFADSPESPDQLHVSTVPEESDIMAPEPQEEVSTGQND is encoded by the exons ATGGCGGAGGGCAAGGCGGGTGGCGCCGCCGGCCTCTTCGCCAAGCAGGTGCAGAAGAAATTCAGCAGGGCCCAGGAGAAG GTTCTGCAGAAGTTGGGGAAGACCGTGGAAACCAAAGATGAACGGTTTGAACAAAGTGCCAACAACTTCCACCAGCAACAG GCAGAAGGCCAGAAGCTCTACAAGGACCTGAAGAACTTCCTTAGCGCCGTCAAAG TGATGCATGAAAGCTCAAAACGAGTGTCAGAAACCCTGCAGGAGATCTACAGCAACGAGTGGGACGGTCACGACGAGCTGAAGGCCATCGTAGGG AACAATGATCTCCTTTGGGAAGACTACGAAGAGAAATTAGCTGACCAGGCAGTGAGAACCATGGAAAACTACGTAGCCCAGTTCAGTGAGATCAAG GAAAGAATTGCCAAGCGGGGTCGGAAACTTGTGGACTATGACAGTGCCCGACACCACCTGGAGGCGTTGCAGAATGCCAAGAAGAAAGATGAGGCCAAGACtgccaag GCAGAGGAAGAGTTCAACAAAGCCCAGAGTGTGTTTGAAGACCTGAACCAGGAACTGCTGGAGGAACTGCCTGCTCTGTATCACAG TCGTATTGGCTGTTACGTGACCATCTTCCAGAACATCTCCAACCTGAGGGATGTCTTCTACAGGGAGATGAGCAAG CTGAACCACAGTCTCTACGAGGTGATGAGCAAACTGGAGAAGCAACATTCCAACAAGGTCTTTGTGGTGAAGGGAGTATCAAG CAGCAGACGCTCTTTAGTCATCTCTTCCCCAGTTCGAACATCCGCAGTCTCCAGCCCTCTCACCTCACCTACCAGTCCCTCTGCGCttgctttgaagaatgaagggGACTCCATCTCAGCAAGTGAAGAAGAGCTGGCATCTGATCTGGCCCAGCGAGAAGATGATGCTGAGATTAAAGAGCCCTTAAAAGACCAGGAAGAAGAAGTGGAAGAGTCTGAAGCTAGCTCCTCCGAGGAGGAAGAGCCTCTGCCAGCTTGCAACGGCCCCGCCCAGGCCCAGCCCTCTCCCACCATTGAGGACGGCAAGTCCCAAGAGGAAGCGCTCCCCGGCTCCCCATCTCCATCACCAGGCGGACCCCTTCTCCCTTCAGAACAGCCCTCATCTCCCCCAGAAGTGGTCCTCCGAACCCGCACCTCAAGTGAAGGGTCCGAACAACCGAAGAAGAGAGCCCCTGTCCAGAGGACCTCCGCACCTCCTAATAGGCCGCCTCCGCCCAGAGccactcccagccccaggcactCCTTGGGgaacctcccctccagccctccaGCCTCTGAACAGGGCTCGCCCACCAGTCCTAGGGCCCTCTTGGAGGCTTCTCCTGACCCCCAGCCACCAGAGAAGCCAGTAAGAACTCCTGAGGCCAGAGAAAAGGAGAACATCGGCAATTTGAACCCAGAAGAACTTTGTACTTCCCCTACCTTGATGTCCTCTGAG GTTTTTTCAGAGTCTGACAAGGCAAAGAAGATAGAAGACAAGGAAGAGAACAAGAAGCTGGGCTTCGCTGACTCCCCTGAG AGCCCAGATCAGCTTCACGTCTCCACAGTTCCAGAAGAGAGTGACATCATGGCACCCGAGCCTCAAGAAGAG GTATCTACAGGGCAAAATGACTAA